From the genome of Anaerolineae bacterium, one region includes:
- a CDS encoding 2Fe-2S iron-sulfur cluster binding domain-containing protein — MTSIREALELLSQYGERARLIAGGTDIILEMERGQRPGVEALIDISRLPDLDSITVTEDEAVLGALVTHNQVVASALLWERALPLAQACWSVGAPQIRNRGTIAGNLITASPANDTITPLWAMDATVKLVSPHGERVVPLRAFYQGVRRTVLRPDEMLLDIRVPLLRPHERGIFLKLGLRRAQAIAVVNVAVVAGFDGDVVTDARITLGSVAPTIIPVPEAQTYLRGRRLNRETIGAAAEMAMQAARPIDDIRGSAAYRREMVGVLVRRALRALAAGTERSDQPVRPPLLWGKSNGRVSYRLPVSVRHRPGDTPIETIVNGRRYTVPVGQDKTLLRFLREDIGLTGTKEGCAEGECGACEVFLDGMAVMACLVPAPRAHSAQIVTVEGLAQDGKLHPVQQAFVEKGAVQCGYCTPGFLMSGVKLLEENPQPTDEQIRQGLTGNLCRCTGYYKIVEAVHRAVEIVQEADS; from the coding sequence GTGACTTCCATCCGTGAGGCGCTGGAACTGCTAAGCCAGTATGGCGAGCGGGCGCGGCTGATCGCCGGTGGAACCGATATCATCCTCGAAATGGAGCGCGGGCAAAGGCCCGGTGTTGAGGCGCTGATTGACATCTCACGCCTGCCGGACCTGGATTCCATCACGGTGACCGAGGATGAGGCAGTTCTGGGGGCGCTGGTGACGCATAACCAGGTGGTTGCGTCAGCGTTGCTCTGGGAGCGCGCGTTACCGCTGGCCCAGGCGTGCTGGTCGGTTGGCGCGCCTCAAATCCGCAATCGCGGCACGATTGCCGGTAACCTGATCACAGCCAGTCCGGCCAACGATACGATTACACCATTGTGGGCGATGGACGCCACGGTGAAGTTGGTCTCGCCGCACGGTGAGCGCGTCGTGCCTCTGAGGGCGTTCTATCAAGGTGTGCGGCGGACAGTGTTGCGCCCGGACGAGATGCTGCTTGACATCCGCGTGCCATTGTTGCGTCCGCATGAACGTGGCATCTTCCTGAAGCTAGGGTTACGGCGGGCACAGGCAATTGCCGTGGTCAATGTCGCTGTTGTCGCTGGCTTTGACGGGGATGTAGTGACTGATGCCCGGATTACGCTTGGCAGCGTAGCGCCGACCATCATCCCCGTACCGGAGGCGCAGACGTATTTGCGTGGCAGGCGACTGAACCGTGAAACGATCGGGGCGGCAGCGGAGATGGCCATGCAGGCGGCAAGGCCAATCGATGATATCCGGGGGAGCGCCGCCTATCGACGCGAGATGGTCGGTGTGCTAGTCCGGAGAGCGTTGCGCGCCCTGGCGGCGGGAACTGAGCGTAGCGATCAGCCGGTGCGCCCGCCGTTGCTGTGGGGAAAGTCGAACGGGCGGGTGAGCTACAGGCTACCTGTCAGTGTCCGTCATCGTCCTGGGGATACGCCCATTGAGACGATCGTCAATGGCCGACGGTATACCGTGCCGGTTGGCCAGGACAAGACACTGTTGCGGTTCCTACGGGAAGACATTGGTCTGACGGGCACGAAAGAAGGCTGCGCGGAGGGGGAGTGTGGGGCGTGTGAAGTGTTTCTGGATGGCATGGCAGTCATGGCTTGCCTAGTGCCCGCGCCGCGCGCGCATAGCGCCCAGATTGTGACTGTTGAAGGGCTGGCCCAGGATGGCAAGCTCCACCCGGTGCAGCAGGCGTTTGTGGAAAAAGGGGCCGTGCAGTGTGGCTACTGCACACCAGGCTTCCTGATGTCCGGGGTAAAACTGCTGGAGGAGAATCCGCAACCCACCGACGAACAGATCAGACAGGGCCTGACCGGCAATCTGTGCCGGTGCACAGGCTACTACAAGATCGTTGAGGCTGTTCATCGTGCAGTTGAGATCGTACAGGAAGCCGATTCATAG
- a CDS encoding XdhC family protein: MNDYDLFKLLQQAQEKGEDVALATVVRTQGSVPRHAGSKMIVWLGGRIAGTVGGGMLESKVIEAAQQVIATARPDLLTYRMNDMAAGDVGVCGGTVEVFIEPMLPPPTVLVIGCGHVGKEVAALAKWVGYRVLVSDDRADLCTPSHIPDMDGYYVTPAAELAKHIPITSQTYVAAMTRGQTVDVELLPVLLASPARYIGLIGSRRRWALTAEAMRQAGFSDEQLARVHAPVGLELRAETPREIAVSVVAEIIMVQHGGDGRSMRWLDTQEPAAGQDRGS, translated from the coding sequence ATGAACGATTACGACCTATTCAAGTTGCTGCAGCAGGCACAGGAGAAAGGCGAGGACGTAGCCCTGGCGACGGTTGTGCGCACTCAAGGGTCGGTGCCGCGCCATGCAGGGAGTAAGATGATCGTATGGCTTGGCGGCCGTATTGCCGGTACAGTGGGCGGCGGCATGCTGGAGTCGAAGGTCATCGAGGCGGCGCAGCAGGTTATTGCTACTGCGCGACCTGATTTGCTGACTTATCGCATGAATGATATGGCTGCCGGCGATGTAGGGGTCTGTGGAGGAACGGTGGAGGTTTTTATCGAGCCGATGTTGCCGCCACCAACGGTGCTGGTCATCGGATGCGGACATGTGGGCAAAGAAGTGGCTGCTCTGGCGAAGTGGGTTGGGTACCGGGTGCTGGTTAGTGATGACCGGGCTGATCTGTGTACGCCGTCGCATATACCGGACATGGATGGCTATTACGTCACGCCTGCCGCAGAACTGGCCAAGCATATCCCGATTACCAGCCAGACTTATGTGGCGGCAATGACGAGGGGGCAGACTGTTGATGTGGAGTTGCTGCCCGTGCTTCTGGCGTCTCCTGCGCGTTACATTGGTCTGATTGGCAGTCGTCGGCGCTGGGCTTTGACCGCTGAGGCCATGCGCCAGGCAGGGTTTAGCGACGAGCAACTCGCCCGCGTTCACGCGCCGGTAGGGCTTGAGTTGAGGGCGGAGACTCCCCGCGAGATCGCGGTAAGCGTAGTTGCCGAGATTATCATGGTTCAGCACGGCGGTGATGGGCGTTCGATGCGCTGGCTTGATACCCAGGAGCCTGCTGCAGGGCAGGATCGGGGATCGTGA
- a CDS encoding LLM class flavin-dependent oxidoreductase, producing MADRVALYLQDAHELSAAIEYVRYAESKGFEAVWQAESRLVRDAIVPMAAFAATTTRIKIGSGVINNWTRNAALIASTFLTLDDLAPNRIILGIGAWWDPLARNVGIDRQKPLKAMRETVEVVRALLAMKNVTYEGEFVKMHGVELDVVHGRREPRNVPIYIGATGPNMLALTGEIADGVLLNYLVSPKYNEEALAQLEKGLKLSGRRIDDIDRPQLVVASVDRDRKKALDAARKLVTQYLGQQPHIMKASGVSQELLDEIHQVLTWPATEEQIENAMVLVPDDVVQQVTASGTPEEVRAKVREYVAAGCTCPVLYPLGEDVRLMIDTFADGYSA from the coding sequence ATGGCTGACCGAGTAGCCCTCTATTTGCAGGACGCCCATGAACTGAGCGCGGCAATCGAGTATGTTCGATACGCGGAAAGCAAAGGTTTTGAAGCGGTCTGGCAGGCCGAGAGCCGGCTGGTACGGGATGCCATTGTGCCAATGGCGGCCTTTGCCGCAACAACCACCAGGATCAAGATTGGCTCCGGTGTGATCAACAACTGGACGCGCAATGCGGCGCTGATTGCCTCAACGTTCCTGACGCTGGACGACCTAGCTCCGAACCGGATCATCTTGGGAATTGGCGCCTGGTGGGACCCGTTGGCCAGGAACGTAGGCATTGACCGCCAGAAGCCGCTCAAGGCGATGCGCGAGACGGTTGAGGTGGTGCGCGCCCTGCTGGCCATGAAGAACGTGACGTACGAGGGTGAGTTCGTAAAGATGCATGGCGTGGAGCTGGATGTGGTGCATGGTCGCCGGGAACCGCGCAATGTGCCGATTTATATTGGGGCGACCGGTCCAAACATGCTGGCGTTGACCGGTGAGATAGCTGATGGGGTATTGCTCAACTATCTTGTGTCGCCGAAGTACAACGAGGAAGCCCTGGCGCAGCTCGAAAAGGGCCTGAAGCTCAGCGGCAGGCGGATAGACGATATTGACCGGCCACAACTGGTCGTTGCCTCGGTAGATCGCGACCGTAAGAAGGCGCTGGATGCAGCGCGGAAACTGGTCACCCAATATCTGGGGCAACAGCCGCACATCATGAAAGCGAGCGGTGTTAGCCAGGAATTGCTCGATGAAATCCACCAGGTGTTGACCTGGCCGGCCACAGAAGAGCAGATCGAGAACGCTATGGTGCTCGTACCGGACGATGTGGTCCAGCAGGTGACCGCCTCTGGAACGCCGGAAGAAGTGCGCGCTAAGGTGCGGGAATATGTTGCTGCCGGTTGCACCTGCCCGGTGCTTTACCCCCTTGGTGAGGACGTACGGTTGATGATTGACACATTTGCAGACGGCTATTCTGCTTAG
- the cofC gene encoding 2-phospho-L-lactate guanylyltransferase codes for MSVWAIVPVKPLNRAKSRLAPVLAAEVREQLATEMLSHTVAVLERSAAVSGILVISRDSRALVVARRHGARTVQESGTPALSASLERATQMIASWNAQAVLILPADLPLLAEEDLRTLVDLGRYHQSLVVTPDRHEYGTNAVLMRPPNLLPAQLGNGSFHQYISSGESMRATVHIFRSERLMLDLDTPDDLQLYLNLCLRYRVEPLAGITSDAVQSILAVSQKEKP; via the coding sequence GTGAGTGTCTGGGCGATCGTTCCGGTCAAGCCGCTGAACCGGGCCAAGAGTCGGCTGGCGCCAGTACTGGCCGCAGAAGTGCGCGAACAGCTGGCGACCGAGATGCTGAGCCATACAGTGGCGGTGCTGGAACGGAGTGCGGCGGTGAGCGGTATTCTGGTGATCAGCCGGGACAGCCGTGCACTTGTCGTAGCCCGCAGGCACGGCGCACGAACAGTGCAGGAAAGTGGCACACCAGCCCTGAGCGCTTCGCTGGAACGGGCCACACAGATGATTGCCAGCTGGAATGCCCAGGCTGTGCTCATTTTGCCAGCGGATTTGCCCCTGCTGGCTGAAGAAGACCTGCGGACGCTGGTTGATCTGGGCCGTTACCACCAATCGCTTGTGGTCACCCCGGATCGTCACGAATATGGGACAAACGCTGTGCTGATGCGTCCACCGAATTTGCTCCCTGCACAGCTGGGCAACGGTAGCTTCCATCAGTATATCTCCAGCGGAGAGTCAATGAGGGCTACCGTGCACATCTTTCGCTCTGAACGACTGATGCTCGACCTGGATACGCCCGATGATCTGCAGTTGTACCTGAACCTGTGCCTGCGGTATAGGGTTGAGCCTTTGGCAGGGATCACCTCTGACGCAGTGCAATCGATCCTGGCGGTGTCGCAAAAGGAGAAACCCTGA
- the cofE gene encoding coenzyme F420-0:L-glutamate ligase → MLVALPGIPLVKPGDDLVSFIIDGLRSAELELQPHDVVVVTSKIVAKAENRWLDLRTVMPSDEARRLGEVTGKDPRLVEAILQESQTVSRYRQGVLIVRHRLGFISANAGIDRSNIGPKDEDRVLLLPQDPDQSARRIREGLLARTGVAVGVILSDTHGRPFRVGNVGTAIGIAGIPALLDLRGHADLFGRELKSTIVAVADAIAAAAGLVSGEADEGRPVVLVRGLVLPEAQGCSADLNRDPEFDLYQ, encoded by the coding sequence ATGCTGGTGGCTTTGCCAGGGATACCTCTGGTGAAACCGGGTGATGATCTGGTTAGCTTCATCATTGATGGCCTGCGCAGCGCCGAATTGGAACTCCAACCGCATGATGTTGTGGTGGTAACCTCCAAGATTGTCGCCAAGGCCGAGAATCGCTGGCTGGATTTGCGAACGGTTATGCCATCGGACGAGGCTCGACGCCTGGGCGAAGTTACCGGCAAGGATCCGCGACTAGTGGAAGCGATTCTGCAAGAGTCGCAGACTGTGTCACGTTACCGGCAGGGCGTGTTGATCGTCCGGCATCGCCTAGGATTTATATCGGCTAATGCCGGGATTGACCGTTCGAATATCGGCCCCAAAGATGAAGACCGGGTGTTGCTGCTACCTCAGGACCCGGATCAGTCTGCCCGGCGTATCCGCGAAGGTCTTCTGGCGCGGACGGGTGTGGCGGTTGGAGTGATTCTGAGCGATACCCACGGACGGCCCTTCCGGGTTGGCAATGTTGGCACGGCGATCGGCATTGCCGGGATTCCCGCCTTGCTGGACCTGCGAGGACATGCGGACCTTTTTGGCCGCGAGTTGAAATCGACTATCGTGGCTGTGGCGGATGCCATTGCTGCGGCGGCGGGACTGGTCAGCGGGGAAGCAGACGAGGGTCGCCCGGTGGTTCTGGTGCGCGGATTGGTGTTGCCGGAAGCTCAGGGTTGCAGCGCCGATTTGAACCGCGATCCGGAGTTTGATCTGTATCAGTAA
- the npdG gene encoding NADPH-dependent F420 reductase: MTIAVLGGTGSEGSGLAVRWAASGYKVIIGSRSPERAEMRAKELNAIIGAEVISGMGNFDAATQADLVVLTVPYSAHKDTLEAVRDALRGKILIDVTVPLQPPKVRTVHLPPGQSAALEAQALLGEEVRVVAAFQNVSAEHLADPQGLIDCDVLVCGNDREAKEQVLRLVEAAGMRGYDAGVLQNAIAVESLTPVLISLNSRYKSKRAGIRITGLDA, encoded by the coding sequence ATGACAATCGCCGTACTGGGAGGGACCGGCAGCGAAGGCTCCGGGTTGGCAGTGCGCTGGGCCGCCAGCGGGTACAAGGTCATCATCGGTTCCAGAAGTCCGGAACGGGCCGAGATGCGGGCGAAGGAACTGAATGCCATCATTGGCGCTGAGGTGATCTCCGGGATGGGCAACTTTGACGCGGCAACGCAGGCCGATCTGGTGGTGCTGACTGTTCCATATAGCGCACACAAGGATACCCTGGAAGCTGTGCGGGATGCTCTGCGGGGCAAAATCCTGATTGACGTAACTGTACCCTTGCAGCCGCCCAAGGTGCGAACTGTGCACCTTCCGCCGGGCCAATCGGCGGCGCTGGAGGCGCAGGCCTTACTAGGGGAGGAAGTACGGGTTGTGGCGGCTTTCCAGAATGTGAGCGCTGAACATCTGGCTGATCCGCAGGGACTGATCGATTGCGATGTGCTGGTTTGTGGCAATGATCGGGAAGCTAAGGAACAGGTGTTGAGACTGGTGGAAGCCGCCGGTATGCGCGGATATGACGCCGGAGTACTGCAAAATGCCATTGCTGTGGAGTCGCTGACGCCGGTGTTGATCAGCCTCAACAGCCGTTACAAAAGCAAACGCGCGGGCATTCGGATTACAGGACTGGACGCGTGA
- the ssnA gene encoding putative aminohydrolase SsnA, with protein MLIINGTLVTWGEMPRIIAGGALRIDSGVITDIGVTRDLMTRYPDDERVDAGGQLVMPGNICAHTHFYGAYARGLAIPGPAPKNFPEILERLWWPLDKALDHEAVRLSALVSLVDAIKHGTTTLIDHHASPNCIDGSLDVIADAVEEAGLRAVLCYEVTDRDGPEKAEAGIAENVRFLKSCQARPLVRATFGLHAGLTVSDETLAKCTAAAAGLGTGFHIHVAEHEADQDHSLRQYGVRVVDRLERAGILGPRTIVAHCVHTDAWELETLRRTGTWVSHQPRSNMNNGVGAAPLDTLLRGQMRVVLGNDGFSNNMWAEWKAAYLLHKVANRDPRRAPGDGIAHMAVHNNARLVETFFPGQRFGALETGAAADLILVDYHPYTPLTEGNLPWHIIFGFEASMVTATMVAGRWLMRDRQLVTLNEAAIARAALALAPAVWQRYEQNVRAVLGQ; from the coding sequence ATGCTGATCATCAATGGAACACTGGTGACCTGGGGGGAAATGCCGCGCATCATTGCCGGCGGCGCGCTGCGGATCGACAGTGGCGTCATTACGGATATCGGTGTCACTCGTGATCTGATGACGCGGTATCCGGATGATGAACGGGTCGATGCCGGGGGCCAACTGGTGATGCCCGGCAACATTTGCGCCCATACGCACTTTTATGGCGCCTATGCGCGCGGGCTGGCCATTCCCGGCCCGGCCCCTAAGAACTTCCCGGAGATTCTGGAGCGGTTATGGTGGCCGCTGGACAAAGCGCTGGACCATGAGGCTGTGCGCCTGAGTGCTCTGGTGAGCCTGGTTGATGCCATCAAACATGGCACGACTACCCTCATCGATCACCATGCCAGCCCGAACTGCATCGATGGCAGCCTGGATGTCATTGCGGATGCCGTGGAAGAGGCAGGACTGCGGGCTGTTCTCTGTTACGAGGTAACCGATCGGGATGGCCCGGAGAAGGCCGAAGCCGGGATCGCTGAGAATGTGCGTTTTCTGAAGTCATGTCAGGCGCGGCCACTCGTCAGGGCGACTTTTGGTCTGCATGCGGGGCTGACGGTTAGCGATGAGACGCTGGCAAAGTGTACGGCGGCTGCGGCTGGCCTGGGGACGGGTTTTCACATTCATGTCGCCGAGCACGAGGCCGACCAGGATCACAGCCTGCGGCAGTATGGGGTGCGCGTTGTAGATCGGCTTGAGCGGGCAGGAATCCTCGGGCCGCGGACGATCGTGGCGCATTGCGTGCATACTGACGCCTGGGAGCTGGAGACTTTGCGCCGGACGGGCACGTGGGTCTCCCACCAGCCGCGCTCCAACATGAACAATGGCGTGGGGGCGGCGCCCCTGGATACGCTGCTGCGCGGCCAGATGCGGGTTGTGCTGGGCAACGATGGTTTTTCCAATAACATGTGGGCGGAATGGAAGGCTGCCTACCTGTTGCACAAGGTGGCTAACCGAGACCCGAGGCGCGCACCGGGCGATGGGATTGCCCATATGGCCGTTCACAATAACGCTCGCCTCGTGGAGACCTTCTTTCCGGGGCAGCGATTCGGTGCGCTTGAGACAGGTGCGGCGGCTGACCTGATACTGGTGGACTACCACCCCTACACGCCGCTGACGGAGGGGAATTTGCCCTGGCACATCATTTTTGGCTTTGAAGCTTCGATGGTGACAGCGACGATGGTGGCCGGGCGCTGGCTGATGCGTGATCGCCAATTGGTGACGCTTAATGAGGCGGCAATCGCCAGGGCCGCGCTGGCGCTGGCACCAGCGGTATGGCAGCGTTACGAGCAGAATGTCCGTGCTGTGCTCGGCCAGTAG
- a CDS encoding pyridoxal-phosphate dependent enzyme, whose protein sequence is MCPAYLGPTFEEMLHPSRIDPDVRARAVKARREDPLAPINLFNVTWRNERNEVYHVVLPKALTGIEANIVVLYGADFPSGSHKVGAAYSVLAEKTLFNEVDTDRHTLVWPSTGNYGIGGAWIGGRMGYRGIVILPEEMSQERFDLIEAYGAQVIKTPGCESNVKEIYDKTWELRRADPNVRILNQFEVMGNYRFHYYVTGNTIAELAGELAAQGIGKGSVSAYVSAMGSAGTIAAGDRLKQLWPDHKIVGLEPIQCPTLYNNGYGGHDIQGIGDKHVTWIHNVMNMDAIMCIDDIETKRVLQVFAEEAGRETLVKRFGLDEELVEKLGRILGISSICNIIGAIKTAKYYAMGADDVIVTIATDGMDRYHSVMADMARKYGPMDEAEATAAIRGLLQWQKTDWIKRGTPENRRQWHNLKYYTWVEQQGKTVEELNVQLSQQWWIDHQQLVGEIDSRLLAWRKEHPVV, encoded by the coding sequence ATGTGCCCAGCTTATCTAGGTCCAACATTTGAGGAAATGCTGCATCCTTCCCGGATTGACCCTGATGTACGTGCTCGCGCTGTGAAAGCCAGACGGGAAGACCCTCTTGCGCCGATCAACCTGTTCAACGTAACCTGGCGGAACGAGCGCAATGAGGTTTACCATGTTGTTCTGCCCAAGGCATTGACCGGTATCGAAGCCAACATTGTGGTGCTGTATGGCGCTGACTTTCCCAGCGGAAGCCATAAGGTGGGCGCGGCCTATTCCGTTCTGGCTGAGAAGACGCTGTTCAACGAGGTTGACACCGACCGGCACACGCTGGTCTGGCCGTCCACCGGCAATTATGGGATTGGCGGGGCCTGGATTGGCGGGCGTATGGGATACCGGGGTATCGTGATCCTGCCCGAAGAGATGAGCCAGGAACGGTTTGATCTGATCGAAGCTTATGGCGCTCAGGTCATCAAGACCCCCGGTTGCGAAAGCAATGTCAAGGAGATCTACGACAAGACCTGGGAACTGCGACGGGCGGACCCGAACGTCCGCATCCTCAACCAGTTCGAAGTGATGGGCAACTACCGGTTTCATTACTATGTGACCGGCAACACGATTGCAGAACTTGCCGGCGAACTGGCAGCACAGGGAATTGGTAAAGGTTCTGTTAGCGCCTATGTATCCGCGATGGGCAGCGCCGGGACTATTGCCGCCGGTGACCGGCTCAAGCAGCTCTGGCCTGATCACAAGATCGTGGGTCTGGAACCGATCCAGTGCCCGACTCTATACAACAACGGCTATGGCGGGCATGACATTCAGGGTATTGGCGACAAGCATGTGACGTGGATCCACAATGTGATGAATATGGACGCGATCATGTGCATTGATGACATTGAGACCAAGCGTGTGCTGCAAGTCTTCGCTGAGGAAGCCGGGCGGGAAACTCTGGTCAAACGGTTCGGGTTGGATGAAGAGCTGGTTGAAAAACTCGGGCGTATCCTGGGTATCAGCAGCATCTGCAACATCATTGGCGCGATCAAAACGGCTAAGTACTATGCGATGGGCGCGGATGATGTCATCGTGACCATCGCCACCGATGGCATGGATCGCTATCACAGCGTCATGGCCGATATGGCCCGTAAGTACGGGCCGATGGATGAGGCAGAGGCTACCGCCGCCATTCGGGGCCTTCTACAGTGGCAGAAGACCGACTGGATCAAGCGCGGCACACCCGAGAATCGCCGCCAGTGGCACAATCTCAAGTACTACACCTGGGTAGAACAACAGGGCAAGACCGTCGAGGAACTCAACGTTCAGCTGAGTCAGCAGTGGTGGATCGACCACCAGCAACTTGTTGGCGAGATCGATTCGCGGCTGCTGGCGTGGCGGAAGGAACACCCGGTCGTATAG
- a CDS encoding glycosyltransferase family 2 protein, producing the protein MKSGPVYSIVAPVYNEEGNIFPLFDRISAVMESLGEPWELILVNDGSRDNSLQLMRELQARAPQVRVLSFSRNFGHQIAVTAGLDYADGQAIILIDADLQDPPEIIPQMIERWKEGYDVVYAVRERREGESWFKLQTARLFYRLVYRIAEIEIPLDTGDFRLMDRRVVIALRHMPEHNPYIRGMTSWVGFRQTGVTYVREQRRWGETHYPLGKMFRFALDAITGFSFFPLQVAMHVSLALAVIAVLAIPVVALLRLATGQLIFEGQATTLIVLLLLSSFQLFFFYIMGQYIARIYDEVRRRPLYVIAEAYGFEPARSQESAAAPRHGVMPLNKKAQGNDVANEVLEKVTGED; encoded by the coding sequence ATGAAGAGCGGGCCTGTCTATTCGATAGTTGCACCGGTCTACAACGAAGAAGGGAATATCTTCCCGCTCTTTGACCGGATCAGTGCTGTTATGGAAAGTCTAGGGGAACCATGGGAACTGATCCTGGTCAATGATGGCAGTCGGGATAATTCATTGCAGTTGATGCGCGAATTGCAGGCCCGCGCCCCACAGGTGCGTGTCCTGAGCTTTTCCCGCAACTTCGGCCACCAGATCGCGGTGACGGCTGGCCTGGACTATGCGGATGGACAGGCGATTATCCTGATCGACGCTGATTTGCAGGATCCGCCGGAGATCATCCCCCAGATGATCGAGCGATGGAAAGAGGGCTACGACGTCGTCTATGCTGTTCGCGAGAGACGCGAAGGCGAAAGCTGGTTCAAACTGCAAACGGCACGGCTGTTCTACCGGCTGGTCTACCGGATCGCTGAGATTGAAATTCCGCTGGATACCGGTGATTTTCGCCTCATGGATCGGCGAGTGGTTATTGCTCTGCGGCATATGCCCGAACACAACCCATACATCCGGGGAATGACCAGCTGGGTTGGGTTCCGCCAGACTGGCGTAACCTATGTGCGGGAACAGCGCCGCTGGGGTGAGACGCACTATCCGCTGGGGAAGATGTTCCGCTTTGCGCTGGATGCGATCACGGGTTTTTCGTTTTTCCCTCTGCAGGTGGCGATGCACGTCAGCCTGGCGCTGGCGGTCATCGCTGTGCTGGCTATACCGGTAGTTGCCCTCCTGCGGCTGGCAACAGGACAGCTGATCTTCGAGGGGCAGGCAACCACGCTGATTGTGTTGCTGTTGCTGAGTTCGTTCCAGCTGTTTTTCTTCTACATCATGGGGCAGTACATCGCCCGTATCTATGACGAGGTGCGCCGGCGCCCTCTCTACGTCATTGCGGAGGCGTACGGTTTTGAGCCGGCCAGAAGTCAGGAAAGTGCTGCAGCGCCACGCCATGGAGTCATGCCGCTGAATAAAAAAGCGCAGGGCAACGATGTGGCAAATGAGGTGTTGGAGAAGGTGACAGGCGAGGATTAG
- a CDS encoding threonine synthase, producing MPHVEGFRCVVCGAEYGLDQVTYVCPACGPVGVLDVVYAYDRIPAARPDGGARSMWYRQLAPLSAEAQLPALNIGGTPLYDAPRLAGMLGLARVWVKDDGRNPTASFKDRASAMVVAHALELGISTVATASTGNAAAALAGVCAATPGISATIFVPAAAPEAKIAQLLVYGARVLLVEGTYDDAFDLCWDVCEEFGWYNRSTGINPFTTEGKKTVSFELAEQLGWRTPDVVVVSVGDGSIIGGVHKGFVDMLAMGWIERIPRLIGVQAEGSSPLVEAWQHGLTAQEMKPVDAHTIADSISSGLPRDRAKALRAVRETGGAFVRVSDDQIIQAIPELAQATGVFAEPAGAAAYAGLKQAVAEGWVRSSESVAVLVTGSGLKDIRSAMKSVGSVVRVAPSLEAVRVVVNR from the coding sequence TTGCCACATGTAGAGGGTTTCCGGTGCGTCGTCTGTGGCGCGGAATACGGCCTCGATCAGGTGACCTACGTCTGCCCTGCCTGCGGGCCGGTCGGCGTGCTGGACGTGGTCTACGCTTACGATCGGATTCCCGCGGCGCGCCCGGACGGGGGGGCACGGTCGATGTGGTATCGGCAGCTTGCCCCCCTTTCCGCTGAAGCGCAGCTGCCTGCGCTGAACATTGGCGGCACGCCCCTGTACGATGCGCCACGTCTGGCGGGGATGCTTGGTTTGGCACGCGTGTGGGTCAAAGACGATGGCCGTAACCCTACGGCGTCTTTCAAGGACCGGGCCAGCGCGATGGTCGTGGCGCACGCCCTGGAGTTGGGAATTTCGACAGTGGCGACCGCCAGTACCGGCAATGCGGCAGCGGCGCTGGCAGGAGTCTGTGCGGCCACGCCGGGGATCAGCGCCACGATCTTCGTGCCAGCCGCAGCCCCGGAAGCCAAGATCGCCCAGTTGCTAGTCTATGGCGCCCGTGTCCTGCTGGTTGAGGGTACGTATGATGATGCCTTTGACCTGTGCTGGGATGTTTGTGAGGAATTTGGCTGGTACAATCGTAGTACAGGTATCAATCCGTTCACCACGGAAGGTAAGAAAACCGTGTCGTTTGAGCTGGCCGAGCAACTTGGCTGGCGGACGCCGGATGTGGTAGTGGTCAGTGTAGGGGATGGGAGCATTATCGGCGGCGTGCATAAGGGCTTTGTTGACATGCTGGCGATGGGCTGGATCGAGCGCATACCACGACTGATCGGCGTGCAGGCTGAAGGCAGTTCCCCGCTGGTGGAGGCCTGGCAGCATGGCCTGACGGCTCAGGAGATGAAGCCCGTTGACGCCCATACCATTGCTGACAGCATCAGCAGCGGCCTGCCCCGCGACCGTGCCAAGGCCCTGCGCGCGGTGCGGGAGACCGGTGGAGCGTTTGTCAGGGTGAGTGACGATCAGATCATTCAGGCCATCCCGGAACTGGCCCAGGCGACGGGGGTCTTTGCTGAACCTGCTGGAGCAGCAGCTTATGCCGGGCTAAAGCAAGCTGTTGCCGAAGGATGGGTGCGTTCGTCCGAGAGTGTGGCGGTGCTGGTGACAGGGAGCGGCCTGAAGGACATCCGCAGTGCGATGAAGTCGGTGGGTAGCGTGGTCCGGGTGGCCCCCAGTCTTGAAGCTGTCCGGGTGGTGGTTAACCGGTAA